A single Bacillus sp. HMF5848 DNA region contains:
- the nrdR gene encoding transcriptional regulator NrdR, which produces MKCPSCQHNGTRVLDSRPVDDAKSIRRRRECEQCQYRFTTFERVEEPPLIVVKKEGTREEFSRDKILRGLIKACEKRPVALQQLEDIANDVEKELRHIGASEVKSEIVGEMVMDRLALIDEVAYVRFASVYRQFKDINVFIDELKDLLKKEK; this is translated from the coding sequence ATGAAATGTCCTTCATGTCAGCACAACGGTACGAGGGTTCTTGACTCGAGACCGGTGGATGATGCGAAATCAATTAGACGTAGACGTGAGTGCGAGCAGTGCCAATATCGCTTCACTACATTTGAGCGTGTCGAGGAACCACCGTTGATTGTTGTAAAAAAGGAGGGGACTCGAGAGGAATTTAGTCGGGACAAAATTCTTCGAGGTCTCATAAAGGCTTGTGAAAAACGACCAGTTGCACTTCAGCAACTTGAGGATATTGCAAATGATGTAGAAAAAGAACTGCGACATATAGGTGCTTCAGAAGTGAAAAGTGAAATAGTCGGTGAAATGGTGATGGACAGGCTAGCACTCATTGATGAAGTAGCATATGTTAGGTTTGCTTCTGTTTACAGACAGTTTAAAGACATCAATGTGTTTATTGATGAACTGAAAGATCTGTTAAAAAAGGAAAAATAA
- the speD gene encoding adenosylmethionine decarboxylase has translation METIGRHVISELWGCNFETLNNMEQIERIFVDAALKSGAEVREVAFHKFAPQGVSGVVIISESHLTIHSFPEHGYASIDVYTCGELDPNIAADYIAEALEAETRENIEIPRGMGPVQVKQQAKAL, from the coding sequence ATGGAAACTATTGGTCGTCACGTTATATCTGAACTTTGGGGATGCAACTTTGAAACTCTTAACAACATGGAACAAATTGAAAGAATCTTTGTTGATGCGGCTTTAAAATCAGGAGCAGAGGTAAGAGAAGTAGCTTTCCACAAATTTGCACCGCAAGGAGTAAGTGGAGTAGTTATAATCTCCGAATCTCATTTGACTATTCACAGCTTTCCAGAACATGGATATGCTAGCATCGATGTATATACATGTGGAGAACTTGATCCAAACATTGCTGCTGATTATATCGCTGAAGCACTTGAAGCTGAAACTCGTGAGAACATTGAAATTCCTCGTGGGATGGGTCCTGTACAAGTAAAGCAGCAAGCAAAGGCACTTTAA
- a CDS encoding DMT family transporter codes for MSKWKLYVLLTTVMAIWGLNVVAIKLLVSYFPASLMQGMRVLLAGVVVILLLYVNKQLKKVSKKNIMAMFIAGIFGVFAHHLFLALGLTTSTAANGGLILGLVPLSTAVLAVIFLKERLTVAKVIGITLALIGIYIMQGRSLAGITLGDIYLFAAVLAQAISFILIKKMTDRVDSRQMTGMMLVSGSVLLLTVSPFLDNQPSFKIIEVPLFVWFVFVLSAVLATSMGHMLYNYAIHRLGAAETSIFNNLTPLFALVGASVLLQETIHTEQIVGFIFIVSGVMLGTGTLEVIIRSRRVIKET; via the coding sequence ATGTCTAAATGGAAACTGTATGTCCTGCTAACAACTGTAATGGCAATATGGGGTTTGAATGTAGTAGCAATCAAACTACTAGTCTCATACTTTCCAGCCTCTCTCATGCAAGGGATGCGTGTATTGTTAGCGGGTGTTGTCGTCATACTGCTTTTATACGTTAATAAACAATTAAAAAAGGTTTCAAAGAAAAACATAATGGCGATGTTTATAGCTGGTATTTTCGGAGTGTTTGCTCATCACCTTTTTTTAGCTCTCGGCCTCACAACATCAACAGCTGCAAATGGTGGATTAATTTTAGGACTTGTACCGCTTTCTACAGCTGTTCTTGCGGTTATATTTTTAAAGGAAAGATTAACGGTAGCTAAAGTTATAGGGATTACATTAGCGCTGATAGGCATTTATATTATGCAAGGAAGAAGTCTAGCTGGTATCACGTTAGGAGATATTTATTTATTTGCAGCTGTTTTAGCTCAAGCAATTAGCTTTATTTTAATTAAGAAAATGACTGATAGAGTGGACTCTAGACAAATGACAGGCATGATGTTGGTTAGTGGATCTGTTTTATTACTAACTGTCAGTCCGTTTTTAGACAATCAACCTTCATTTAAAATTATAGAGGTACCGCTATTTGTCTGGTTTGTATTTGTGTTATCTGCAGTCTTAGCGACAAGTATGGGTCACATGTTGTATAACTATGCTATTCATCGCCTTGGAGCTGCAGAAACGTCAATATTTAATAATCTGACCCCACTGTTCGCGTTAGTTGGTGCGAGCGTTTTGCTTCAGGAAACTATACATACAGAACAAATAGTAGGATTCATCTTTATTGTTAGTGGCGTTATGCTTGGAACAGGAACATTAGAAGTAATTATCCGCTCAAGAAGAGTAATTAAAGAAACATAA
- the infC gene encoding translation initiation factor IF-3 — protein MISKDNNMMINEAIRAREVRLVGANGDQIGIKSRQEALDMAAQANLDLVMVAPNAKPPVCRIMDFGKFRYEQQKKEKESRKNQKIISIKEVRLSPTIEEHDFNTKLRNAHKFLEKGDKVKCSIRFKGRAITHKEIGQRVLDRFSQECADLAVVEQRPKMEGRSMFIVLAPKADKEK, from the coding sequence ATTATTAGCAAGGATAATAATATGATGATAAACGAGGCAATTCGTGCTCGTGAAGTTCGATTAGTTGGTGCGAACGGAGATCAAATTGGTATTAAATCTCGCCAAGAAGCTTTAGACATGGCAGCACAGGCAAATTTAGATTTAGTAATGGTTGCGCCAAACGCTAAACCACCTGTATGTCGTATTATGGATTTCGGGAAATTCAGATACGAGCAACAGAAAAAAGAGAAAGAATCTCGTAAAAACCAAAAGATCATTAGTATTAAAGAGGTTCGTCTAAGTCCAACAATCGAAGAGCATGACTTTAATACAAAGCTTCGAAATGCCCATAAGTTCCTTGAAAAAGGCGATAAAGTGAAATGTTCAATTCGCTTTAAAGGGCGTGCGATTACACATAAAGAAATAGGTCAACGAGTACTTGACCGTTTTTCACAAGAATGTGCCGATCTTGCAGTTGTTGAACAACGACCAAAAATGGAAGGTCGTAGTATGTTTATCGTACTAGCACCAAAAGCTGACAAAGAAAAGTAA
- a CDS encoding replication initiation and membrane attachment family protein produces the protein MQQHWQYIVPIDTYRVHTNGMLHDYDRKIISLLYQPLIGARATVLYFTLWGELEGGRVWGQETSHHSLMALLQLNLKEIYHERLKLEGIGLLETYENTTEDIKKFIYELRPPLSPKEFFHDGVLNVYLYNKIGKNVYNKLRQIFSDYVLDYDAYTSITKSFNEVFTSVHPSELTQHSSTRSSDALELNANEEFSYRGEGRVGSFSDSVFDFEAFLTSLSDNFISAKTITTTAKEVIKKLAFIYGIKPIDMKNIVLQSLTENESIDIELLRKTAREWYQLEYGDTLPNLVESIQPVPLQVLHDKQLTTKEEALIRYLETTSPKQLLEDLSSGAQASSADLRVIEDIMFKQKLLPGVVNVLIHYVLLKTNMKLSKSYMEKIASHWVRKNVKTVSEAMELAKAEHREYQQWLSTTQKSNTKTKKKTATPEKSSTKNIEPEVKDKGFDESKETKPKQSTPVAFDFEEEKRKLDEQLKTFKQQRK, from the coding sequence ATGCAACAGCATTGGCAGTATATAGTTCCTATAGATACATATCGTGTTCATACAAACGGTATGCTTCATGATTACGACCGGAAAATTATTTCCTTGCTTTATCAACCGTTAATAGGAGCTAGAGCAACTGTGTTATATTTTACGCTCTGGGGAGAATTAGAGGGCGGTCGAGTGTGGGGACAAGAAACTTCACATCATAGTTTAATGGCACTGCTTCAATTGAATTTAAAAGAGATTTATCACGAGCGTCTAAAGCTTGAAGGCATCGGTTTGCTCGAGACGTATGAAAATACCACAGAAGACATAAAGAAATTCATATATGAGCTTCGTCCACCATTATCTCCTAAGGAATTTTTTCATGATGGTGTATTAAATGTCTATTTATACAATAAAATCGGTAAAAATGTTTACAATAAGCTCAGACAAATTTTTTCGGATTATGTATTAGATTATGACGCATATACATCCATTACTAAAAGCTTCAATGAAGTATTCACCTCTGTTCACCCTTCTGAATTAACGCAGCATTCCTCAACAAGATCTTCAGACGCATTAGAATTGAATGCGAATGAAGAATTTTCATACCGAGGTGAAGGGCGTGTAGGTTCCTTTTCGGATAGTGTGTTTGACTTTGAAGCCTTCTTAACAAGCCTATCAGACAATTTTATCTCAGCAAAAACAATTACGACGACTGCAAAGGAAGTTATTAAGAAGCTCGCATTCATTTATGGCATAAAACCCATAGATATGAAAAATATTGTTTTACAATCGTTAACAGAGAATGAGAGCATCGATATTGAACTGTTGAGGAAAACTGCGAGAGAATGGTATCAATTAGAATATGGTGATACATTACCGAATCTAGTTGAAAGTATACAGCCAGTTCCGTTACAAGTGTTACATGACAAACAACTTACAACGAAAGAAGAAGCGTTAATACGATATTTAGAAACAACGTCTCCTAAGCAGTTGTTAGAAGATTTATCTTCAGGTGCGCAGGCTTCAAGTGCAGATTTAAGAGTCATAGAAGATATTATGTTCAAGCAAAAATTATTACCAGGCGTAGTTAACGTGCTTATACATTATGTGCTATTAAAAACGAACATGAAACTCTCTAAAAGCTACATGGAGAAGATAGCTAGCCATTGGGTTCGTAAAAATGTAAAAACGGTGAGTGAAGCGATGGAATTGGCTAAAGCCGAACATCGTGAATATCAGCAGTGGCTGTCAACCACTCAAAAATCTAATACGAAAACTAAGAAGAAAACAGCTACTCCTGAGAAAAGTTCAACTAAAAATATTGAGCCAGAAGTGAAAGACAAGGGTTTCGACGAGTCGAAGGAGACGAAACCGAAACAAAGTACACCGGTAGCTTTTGATTTTGAAGAAGAAAAGCGTAAGCTGGATGAACAGTTGAAAACATTTAAACAACAACGAAAATAA
- the ytxC gene encoding putative sporulation protein YtxC — MVELIIDDKKDIHNAYAIFVEKFKAKPQEIWCEKIDNRIRIHVTENSFSYIRRYIIEAVTEFITKTKEHQLLVQILQDTYFYEDFEEQQQILHMYDEILEGERDDIPGINMTTSKEELIKNALTPFLQEQMTFSLDSFVKFRLKEYKQRLNFYIQKAIDEYKFEQEYQMFVEQLRGIVAAREPLFEHIHIVFNGHFRFFDVTKREITEFMHKWIDRKMLKVYPFCIDLQVLAPLVSIAPKQIVVYTDNHDHGMIRTIQNIFLERVSINHAQYF, encoded by the coding sequence TTGGTTGAATTAATAATTGATGATAAAAAGGATATTCATAATGCGTATGCAATATTTGTAGAGAAATTTAAAGCGAAGCCTCAAGAGATTTGGTGCGAAAAGATAGACAACCGTATTCGGATACATGTTACAGAAAATTCATTTTCATACATAAGAAGATATATTATCGAAGCAGTAACGGAGTTTATAACGAAAACTAAGGAGCACCAATTACTCGTACAGATCTTACAAGATACATATTTTTATGAGGACTTTGAAGAACAACAGCAAATTCTTCACATGTACGATGAAATTCTTGAGGGAGAACGTGACGACATTCCAGGAATTAATATGACGACTAGTAAGGAAGAATTAATCAAGAACGCCTTGACACCATTTTTACAGGAACAAATGACATTTTCATTAGATTCGTTTGTTAAATTTCGATTGAAGGAATACAAGCAGCGTTTAAATTTTTATATTCAAAAGGCTATCGATGAATACAAGTTTGAGCAGGAATATCAAATGTTTGTAGAACAGCTTCGAGGTATTGTGGCTGCTCGAGAACCATTGTTTGAGCATATACATATTGTATTTAACGGTCATTTTCGATTTTTTGATGTTACGAAAAGGGAAATTACAGAATTTATGCACAAATGGATTGATCGAAAAATGCTAAAAGTATATCCATTTTGTATCGATTTGCAAGTGCTCGCACCCCTTGTTTCTATTGCGCCTAAGCAAATTGTCGTTTATACGGATAATCATGATCATGGTATGATTCGGACAATACAAAACATTTTTCTTGAACGAGTGTCAATTAATCATGCTCAATATTTTTAA
- the ltrA gene encoding group II intron reverse transcriptase/maturase has translation MNAKKTANYTNNAKAQELWKTLYLCAKESKTRRFHALYDKIYRPDVLWEAWQRVKRKKGSGGVDEQSLEDIQVYGEKKFLNELYLELKEKRYHPQPVLRTYIPKDDGKKRPLGIPTIKDRVAQMATKLVIEPIFEADFKECSYGFRPKRNAHQAIAKIRKESKKSYWVLDVDIQGYFDNINHNKLMKLVEQRISDRRVLKLIRKWLQAGIMEEGKLRNSLLGAPQGGVISPLLSNIYLNTMDTLWEKKFNHLGTLIRYADDFVILCKTKQQAVESVRVIQGIMNKLDLSLHQEKSRLVNIWDDSDGFDFLGFHHRKFPVRKKGGRILFIMNHIPSKKVMKKMRKKIKDYTEPRSKLFMDIKELVKGLNRKLRGFKNYYQLSPLSKRWLNRIDWYVLQRLNLFNNKKRNRRHKHAYLQDTVKEIQLILVKLAS, from the coding sequence GTGAATGCCAAGAAAACGGCTAACTACACCAATAACGCCAAAGCTCAAGAACTCTGGAAAACATTATACCTTTGTGCCAAGGAAAGCAAAACACGTCGATTTCATGCCCTATATGATAAGATTTATCGACCTGATGTCTTATGGGAGGCATGGCAAAGAGTGAAACGTAAAAAGGGAAGTGGAGGAGTAGACGAGCAGTCACTAGAAGATATCCAGGTTTATGGTGAAAAGAAATTTCTGAACGAACTCTATCTGGAGTTAAAGGAAAAGCGATATCATCCACAACCAGTTCTACGAACTTACATTCCAAAAGATGATGGAAAGAAACGTCCATTAGGAATTCCAACCATTAAAGACAGAGTTGCACAAATGGCAACTAAACTAGTCATTGAACCAATCTTCGAAGCAGATTTCAAAGAATGTTCGTATGGATTTCGTCCCAAAAGGAATGCACATCAAGCAATAGCGAAGATACGTAAAGAGAGTAAAAAGAGTTATTGGGTATTAGACGTCGATATCCAAGGATACTTTGATAACATCAACCATAATAAACTAATGAAACTAGTAGAACAGCGAATTAGTGACCGAAGGGTACTAAAGTTGATTCGAAAATGGTTACAAGCAGGAATCATGGAAGAAGGAAAACTCCGAAATTCTTTATTAGGAGCCCCTCAAGGTGGTGTCATTTCTCCTCTACTATCAAACATTTATCTAAATACGATGGATACTTTATGGGAAAAGAAATTCAACCACTTAGGCACTCTCATCCGCTATGCGGATGATTTTGTCATCTTGTGTAAGACGAAACAACAAGCAGTGGAAAGTGTACGAGTGATTCAAGGCATTATGAACAAATTGGACCTTTCTCTACATCAAGAGAAATCAAGACTAGTTAATATTTGGGATGACTCTGATGGGTTTGATTTTCTAGGATTCCATCACCGCAAATTCCCCGTTCGTAAGAAAGGGGGGCGTATACTCTTTATCATGAATCATATCCCGAGTAAGAAAGTCATGAAGAAAATGCGAAAGAAGATTAAAGACTATACCGAGCCACGAAGTAAATTATTCATGGATATAAAGGAGTTAGTAAAAGGCTTGAATCGTAAACTACGGGGATTCAAGAACTACTATCAACTTTCTCCATTATCTAAGAGGTGGTTGAATCGTATCGACTGGTACGTGTTACAACGTCTTAATCTCTTCAATAATAAGAAGAGAAACAGGCGACATAAACATGCTTATCTGCAAGACACAGTAAAAGAAATACAACTCATATTAGTGAAATTGGCAAGTTAA
- the rplT gene encoding 50S ribosomal protein L20 encodes MPRVKGGTVTRARRKKVLKLAKGYFGSKHTLYKTANEQVMKSLQYAYRDRRQKKRDFRKLWITRINAAARINGLSYSRLMYGLKVAGIEVNRKMLADLAVSDEKAFAELATVAKNNLK; translated from the coding sequence ATGCCAAGAGTAAAAGGTGGAACTGTTACACGCGCGCGTCGTAAAAAGGTTCTTAAACTTGCAAAAGGTTACTTTGGATCGAAACATACTTTATATAAAACAGCTAACGAACAGGTGATGAAGTCACTTCAATATGCTTACCGTGATCGTCGTCAAAAGAAACGTGATTTCCGTAAACTTTGGATCACACGTATCAATGCGGCTGCTCGTATTAACGGTCTTTCTTACAGCCGTTTAATGTACGGTTTAAAAGTTGCTGGTATCGAAGTAAACCGCAAAATGCTTGCTGACTTAGCAGTTAGCGATGAGAAAGCATTCGCTGAATTAGCAACAGTTGCAAAAAACAACTTAAAATAA
- the rpmI gene encoding 50S ribosomal protein L35: MPKMKTHRGAAKRFKRTGSGKLKRSHAYRSHMFANKSQKQKRKLRKATLVSSGDFKRIRQLLTNLK, from the coding sequence ATGCCAAAAATGAAAACACATCGTGGCGCTGCAAAGCGTTTCAAAAGAACTGGATCAGGAAAGCTTAAACGTTCTCATGCTTACAGATCACATATGTTCGCTAACAAATCTCAAAAGCAAAAGCGTAAATTACGTAAAGCTACTCTTGTTAGCTCAGGTGATTTCAAGCGTATCCGTCAATTATTAACGAACTTAAAATAA
- the thrS gene encoding threonine--tRNA ligase, with product MSGKINITFPDGSVKEYDNGTSTEDIAGAISPGLRKKAYAGKFNGQFVDLRRPLLEDGELVIITQDSDEALEIMRHSTAHLMAQAVKRIYGNVKLGVGPVIENGFYYDIDCKETIRPEDLEKIEKEMKRIVNENLEIVRVEVTRDEAKNRYKELDDELKLELIDDIPEGDMLTIYEQGEFFDLCRGPHVPSTGKIKEFKLLNISGAYWRGDSDNKMLQRIYGTAFFKKDDLAAHLKMLEEAKERDHRKLGKELNLFTSSQKVGQGLPLWLPKGATIRRTIERYIVDKEVRLGYDHVYTPVLGSVELYKTSGHWDHYQDSMFPKMEMDNEELVLRPMNCPHHMMVYKNEIHSYRKLPIRIAELGTMHRYEMSGAVSGLQRVRGMTLNDAHIFCRPDQIKDEFVRVVRLVEEVYKDFGISDYKYRLSYRDPEDKEKYFDDDAMWEKAQNMLKAAMDELEVEYFEADGEAAFYGPKLDVQVKTALGKEETLSTVQLDFLLPERFDLTYIGEDGKHHRPVVIHRGVVSTMERFVAFLIEEYKGAFPTWLAPVQVQVIPVSPDVHLDYAKKVVEDLKAEGFRVEFDERDEKMGYKIREHQMQKVPYMLVVGDKEQEEHAVNVRKYGTQKSETVPFQQFLNTLQAETNNK from the coding sequence ATGAGTGGAAAAATTAATATCACTTTTCCAGATGGATCAGTAAAGGAGTATGACAACGGTACGTCTACAGAAGACATTGCGGGAGCAATTAGCCCTGGATTAAGAAAGAAAGCGTACGCTGGAAAATTCAATGGACAATTCGTTGATCTTCGCCGTCCTCTTCTTGAGGATGGAGAGCTTGTAATTATAACACAAGATAGTGATGAAGCTCTTGAAATAATGCGTCATAGTACGGCTCACTTAATGGCACAAGCTGTGAAGCGTATTTATGGAAATGTGAAACTAGGAGTAGGACCAGTTATTGAAAATGGTTTCTATTATGATATCGATTGTAAAGAAACAATTCGTCCAGAAGACCTTGAAAAAATTGAAAAAGAAATGAAAAGAATTGTTAACGAGAACCTAGAGATTGTTCGTGTAGAAGTCACTCGTGATGAAGCGAAAAATCGATATAAAGAATTAGATGATGAGTTAAAGCTTGAGCTTATTGATGACATTCCTGAAGGGGATATGTTAACAATTTATGAGCAAGGTGAATTTTTCGACTTATGCCGTGGTCCACACGTACCATCTACAGGTAAAATAAAGGAGTTTAAGTTACTTAATATCTCCGGTGCATACTGGCGTGGAGATTCTGACAATAAAATGCTACAGCGTATTTATGGAACAGCATTTTTTAAGAAGGATGATTTAGCTGCCCACTTGAAAATGCTTGAAGAAGCTAAAGAGCGTGACCACCGTAAATTAGGAAAAGAGTTAAATTTATTTACTTCATCCCAAAAGGTAGGACAAGGATTGCCACTTTGGCTTCCAAAAGGTGCTACTATTCGTCGTACAATTGAGCGTTATATTGTAGATAAAGAAGTTCGTTTAGGATATGACCATGTATATACACCAGTGCTAGGAAGTGTTGAGCTTTATAAAACATCTGGTCACTGGGATCATTACCAAGATAGCATGTTCCCTAAGATGGAGATGGATAACGAGGAGCTTGTTCTTCGACCGATGAACTGTCCACACCATATGATGGTCTATAAAAATGAAATTCACAGCTATCGAAAGCTACCGATTCGTATCGCAGAGCTTGGGACGATGCACCGCTACGAAATGAGTGGAGCGGTTTCGGGATTACAACGTGTGCGCGGTATGACATTAAATGATGCTCACATATTCTGCAGACCAGACCAAATTAAAGACGAATTTGTACGAGTTGTTCGTTTAGTCGAAGAAGTTTATAAAGATTTCGGTATTTCAGATTACAAATATCGATTATCGTACCGTGACCCAGAGGATAAAGAAAAATACTTTGATGATGATGCTATGTGGGAAAAAGCACAAAACATGCTAAAAGCAGCTATGGATGAATTAGAAGTGGAATACTTTGAAGCAGATGGAGAGGCAGCTTTCTATGGCCCTAAGCTTGATGTACAAGTAAAAACAGCTTTAGGGAAAGAAGAAACACTATCTACTGTGCAGCTAGACTTTTTATTGCCGGAGCGTTTTGATTTAACTTATATCGGTGAAGATGGTAAGCACCACCGCCCAGTTGTTATTCACCGTGGTGTTGTATCAACAATGGAACGCTTTGTAGCCTTCTTAATAGAAGAATACAAAGGCGCATTCCCAACTTGGTTAGCTCCCGTTCAAGTTCAAGTAATTCCTGTTTCTCCAGACGTTCACCTTGATTATGCGAAAAAGGTTGTCGAAGATTTAAAAGCGGAAGGCTTCCGTGTCGAATTCGATGAGCGTGATGAAAAAATGGGTTACAAGATTCGTGAGCACCAAATGCAAAAGGTACCATATATGCTTGTTGTGGGAGATAAAGAGCAAGAAGAGCATGCTGTTAATGTACGTAAATATGGTACACAAAAGTCCGAAACAGTCCCATTCCAGCAATTTTTAAATACTCTACAAGCGGAAACTAATAATAAGTAA
- a CDS encoding ATP-binding protein, which translates to MRKIGNILGGLNSDMEVIEEYTCPSCNRDVRTVRVKIVGGPEKGKWETITNECDCRLAHETLEAHTRSKIKYFEQFSILNADLKNASFENFKSPYESQFHAAKLTYDYLMQFHESRHSLYLYGKPGRGKSHLAVSAYKFVKELGYTALFFDVPKLMNVIRGIVRKDVDVSENDLFTAIEQVDLLILDDIGAERMTEWVDETLYLVINQRQGKSTIYTSNVPIDQLHTRYDERLADRIKNNMSEKDIIHIDTPHSYRERNLTIHKNEDR; encoded by the coding sequence ATGAGGAAAATTGGTAATATTTTAGGTGGTTTAAATAGCGATATGGAAGTCATTGAAGAATATACATGCCCTTCTTGTAATCGTGACGTCCGGACTGTAAGAGTGAAAATTGTAGGTGGTCCAGAAAAGGGGAAATGGGAAACAATTACAAATGAGTGCGACTGCCGATTAGCTCATGAAACACTAGAAGCCCATACTCGTTCAAAAATTAAGTACTTTGAACAGTTTTCTATTCTTAATGCGGATTTAAAAAACGCAAGCTTTGAGAATTTTAAGTCTCCTTACGAATCTCAATTCCATGCAGCCAAGCTTACGTATGATTATTTAATGCAGTTTCATGAATCTCGACATTCATTATATTTATATGGAAAACCAGGTAGAGGCAAGAGCCATTTGGCTGTTTCTGCTTACAAATTCGTTAAAGAGCTTGGCTATACAGCCCTATTTTTTGATGTACCAAAACTAATGAATGTAATTAGAGGTATCGTTAGAAAAGATGTTGATGTGTCAGAAAATGATCTTTTTACAGCAATAGAGCAAGTGGATTTGTTAATCTTAGATGATATAGGTGCGGAGAGGATGACGGAATGGGTAGATGAAACTTTATACCTTGTTATTAATCAAAGACAAGGAAAAAGCACGATTTACACCTCTAATGTTCCTATTGATCAATTGCATACTCGTTATGATGAAAGACTGGCTGATCGCATAAAAAATAATATGTCAGAGAAAGATATAATACACATTGATACACCTCATAGCTATCGTGAGAGAAATTTGACGATTCATAAAAACGAAGATAGATAA
- a CDS encoding DUF1294 domain-containing protein, translating to MFLWYIGIVSLISYIVMAVDKYKARRGHWRIAERTLWILALIGGAVGLTLAMYLHHHKTRHKLFAIGLPLLSLVELMLMGLYGWEVMHNV from the coding sequence ATGTTTCTTTGGTATATTGGTATTGTTAGTCTAATTTCATATATAGTGATGGCGGTAGATAAGTATAAAGCTCGCCGCGGCCATTGGCGCATAGCGGAACGTACACTGTGGATATTAGCACTCATAGGTGGTGCGGTTGGATTGACGTTAGCTATGTATCTTCATCATCATAAAACACGTCACAAACTCTTTGCTATAGGCTTACCTTTGTTAAGTCTTGTAGAATTAATGCTAATGGGGCTATACGGCTGGGAGGTAATGCACAATGTCTAA
- a CDS encoding cytosolic protein, which yields MSLLGKLRGFFSTHSETKENHSNELLQTHYYKSSQDKTFTAVQELLNNMDGIEVTSVSKERGEISANVIKGKKAFIVATVISVRPFETAVDFSIATETALPFDFGYSQKWILKIYDAIGKQLNFIGVGLNKD from the coding sequence GTGAGTTTATTAGGGAAGCTTCGTGGATTTTTTTCTACTCATTCAGAAACGAAAGAAAACCATTCGAACGAACTGCTACAAACCCATTATTACAAGTCATCACAGGATAAAACCTTTACCGCAGTGCAAGAGTTGCTTAATAACATGGATGGTATTGAAGTGACTTCCGTATCAAAAGAACGCGGTGAAATTAGTGCAAATGTGATTAAAGGAAAAAAAGCTTTTATTGTTGCTACTGTTATTTCCGTACGTCCTTTTGAAACGGCTGTTGATTTTTCAATTGCTACAGAAACAGCATTACCGTTTGACTTTGGATATAGTCAGAAATGGATTTTGAAAATATACGATGCAATAGGTAAGCAATTAAACTTTATTGGTGTTGGATTAAATAAAGACTAG